A segment of the Candidatus Methylomirabilota bacterium genome:
GGCTGGGCACGCTCGACGGGGACCGGAGGGAGGCGCTGGCCCGGGCCAGCGCCTCCGGGGAGCCGCTGCGCGTGCGGAGCGCGTTCGAGTTGCCGGCGACGGTGAAGCGAAGCATCACGTCAGGGCTCCGCGACACGCTGGGCAGGGAGGTCGAGGTCGCGTACGAGCTGGTGGACGACGTCGTCTGCGGCGTGGAGATCCGTGGCGGAGGCGAGAGCCTGGCGTGGAGCCTGGAGGGCTATCTCGAGACGCTGGAGCGACGGCTGGCGGAGGGGCTCGGCGAGCGCGCGGCCGGCCGGCAAGGCAGGACGCCGCGGTGAGCGGGGGAGGGACGCTCATAGACGTGGCGCGCGAGACCTTTGCCACGATCGGTCGCGCCGTCGCCGAGCATCGAGCGGAACTGCGAGCGATCGAGGTGGGAGAGCTCACCTGGGTCGCGAGCGGCATCGCCCGCGTGCGCGGCCTGCCGGGGGCCAAAGCCGACGAGCTGCTGCAGTTCCGGGGCGGCCTGCTCGGGATCGTCGCCAGCCTGGAGCCGGACGACCTCGGGATCATCCTCCTGGGTGACAGCGCTCGCCTCCGCGCCGGGGACGAGGCACGGCGCACGGGGCGCGTGATCGACGTGCCGGTGGGGCCCGCCTTGCTCGGGCGCGTGGTGGATGCCATGGGCCATCCGCTGGACGAGCGGGGGCCCGTGGAGGCCGTCGAGCGACAGCCGATCGAGCGAGACGCCCCGGCGATCCTCGACCGCGCTCCCGTCACGGTCCCCCTCCAGACCGGGTTGAAGGTAGTGGATGCGCTCGTCCCGGTCGGCCGCGGGCAGCGGGAGCTGATTCTGGGCGACCGGCAGACGGGCAAGACGACCGTGGCGGTGGAGGCGATCCTGAACCAGCGCGCGGGCGACGTGGTCTCTGTCTACTGCGCGATCGGGCAGCGCACATCCGCCGTCGCGCGGGTCGTGGCCGATCTCGAGAGCCGCGGCGCACTGGCGCGCTCGATCGTGGTGGTGGCGGGTGGTGACGACGCGCCCGGGCTGCAGTTCGTGGCGCCCTATGCCGCGACGACGATGGCCGAGTACTTCATGGAGCAGGGGCAGGACACGCTCGTCGTCTATGACGATCTCACCCGGCATGCCCGGGCCTACCGCGAACTCTCGCTGCTGCTGCGCCGGCCACCCGGGCGCGAAGCGTATCCGGGCGACATCTTCTACGTCCATGCCCGGCTGCTCGAGCGCGGCACGCGCCTGAGAGCCGAGCGGGGCGGCGGGTCGCTGACGGCGCTGCCGGTGATCGAGACGCAGGCGCAGAACATCGCCGCCTACATCCCGACGAACCTCATCTCCATCACGGACGGCCAGATCTACCTCTCGCCGGGCCTGTTCCAGAAAGGCATGCTGCCCGCCGTAGACGTCGGCCGGTCGGTGTCGCGCGTGGGCGGCAAGGCCCAGCTGCCCGCCTACCGGAGCGTGGCCGGGCCGCTGCGCCTGTCGTACGCGCAGTACGAGGAGCTCGAGACCTTCGCGCGCTTCGGCACGCGCCTGGACCCCGAGACGCGGCACCGGCTGGAGCGGGGACGGCGCGTGCGCGAGGTGCTGCGGCAGTCACAGTACGAGCCGCTGGCGGTCTCGGCGCAGATCGCCACCTTGCTGGCCGCCACGGAGGGACTCTTCGACACCATCGGCATCGAGGCCATCGCCGACGCCGAGGAGCGCGTGCGCACCGCTGTCCGCGACGGCCTCCCCGACCTGTGCGACGCGATCGACGCCGGCGAGGGGCTCGGCGAGAAGGAGCGGAACCGGATCGTGGAGACGGCTCGACAGGCGCTGCGGGAGGCGCGCGGGTAACCGGCTTTGCAGACGCTGGAAGCCTTGAGCCGCCGGATTGCGACCACCGAGGATCTGCGGGCGATCGTCCGTACGATGAAGTCGCTGTCGGCGGTCAGCGTCCGGCAGTACGAGAGTGCGGTGGCGGCCCTGCGCGACTACAGTCGCACGGTCGAGCTGGCGCTTCAGGCGTTGCTGCGCGACCGGCCCGCGGTGGTCGGCGTCGCCGCGCCCGCTGCCGGGCCGGCCGCCGTCGTGGTGTTCGGCTCGGACCATGGCCTTTGCGGCC
Coding sequences within it:
- a CDS encoding alternate F1F0 ATPase, F1 subunit alpha — protein: MARETFATIGRAVAEHRAELRAIEVGELTWVASGIARVRGLPGAKADELLQFRGGLLGIVASLEPDDLGIILLGDSARLRAGDEARRTGRVIDVPVGPALLGRVVDAMGHPLDERGPVEAVERQPIERDAPAILDRAPVTVPLQTGLKVVDALVPVGRGQRELILGDRQTGKTTVAVEAILNQRAGDVVSVYCAIGQRTSAVARVVADLESRGALARSIVVVAGGDDAPGLQFVAPYAATTMAEYFMEQGQDTLVVYDDLTRHARAYRELSLLLRRPPGREAYPGDIFYVHARLLERGTRLRAERGGGSLTALPVIETQAQNIAAYIPTNLISITDGQIYLSPGLFQKGMLPAVDVGRSVSRVGGKAQLPAYRSVAGPLRLSYAQYEELETFARFGTRLDPETRHRLERGRRVREVLRQSQYEPLAVSAQIATLLAATEGLFDTIGIEAIADAEERVRTAVRDGLPDLCDAIDAGEGLGEKERNRIVETARQALREARG